Proteins encoded by one window of Chondrinema litorale:
- a CDS encoding sensor histidine kinase gives MLFRATTVNAVFILICWIFDLFNASLAQPKLVFRSYTVEDGLSHNFSFKVIQDSENLIWIATEDGLNRFDSQEFKVYNFDAKDSTSLSNNVVMDIAEDSYQNLWIATWGGGISIYNRELDNFTRLNIGPNKEHENDSLIDHIYDIYIDDDNKAWIGTSGNGLVIYDYDTKAYKHYLHNPDDPNSLSHNRVRSIIKGKDGKMWIGTLGGGLNLFDPKAETFIRYQYNAQDLKSISHDEITSLCYDAKGRLWVGTWDGLNIMDTKTGEFSNYKNNPDFKYVLSSNQVWSITSDSSDLLWIGSDDGLNLLDLRKEEAYQYKHQHMDAKSLSANSVKSVTIDKQNRVWICTFNGGVNLFDRNFIQFKYYNSTFQEGSLSYQDISATLETSDGHILIGTDGGGLNIFHRESDYFEKFMHNDANRSSISNDKIKVIFEDHKGRIWIGMWDGGLDMFDIKTKKFKHYSTNSANGKGPNNDNVVDIAEDKNGNLWLATFGGGINKFDPETETFTFMNWEQDKLNNLKGKFFWVVSFSYTGELMAGSNNGYLHLINPETLEINEIVKIQKEDVGSFSIFSILEDSKHKVWIGTQGGGLLEFNREKLSFNFITTEDGLISDNINGIVEYKDSTLWLTSNKGLSCFNPKAKTFKDYNTSFGLQSLQFNRETFGKLSTGELMLGGNNGLNIFHPDSLKDCNNIIPIVFTDFHIFNEHVAIAENGSPLTKAINETESIELTMTQSVFSIYFTALAYTMPEKIKYKYRLENFIDESWQYIGKEHKVTYTNLRPGEYKFTVMIDDPEITHPARTLHITVLPPWWEQWWFRIFVFLFLSTLAIFIYFIRINSVKKQNLRLEKLVTEKTKELTDANKDLREKNYLIQDQKEEIQTQAEELELYNTEVLAMNEGLEENVRQRTYELNKSNEELDNLVYRVSHDIRAPLSSVMGLIKLLEMERDPSNFNTYIKLANKSLNKLDTFVRDILDYSRNSRLIIGNAPINFQKMMEEVLSELMFMDNADRINIKTNYVLNGGFFSDEKRLEIIFRNIMSNAIKYQNYSVENSFLYIEIKQYEKGAYLIFEDNGIGIEEDMREKVFQMFFKASEYSVGSGIGLYIVQETVAKLGGNITLSSEFSKGTRFKIYIPNHLETSHA, from the coding sequence ATGCTTTTCAGAGCTACTACAGTAAATGCTGTTTTTATACTTATTTGCTGGATATTTGACTTATTTAACGCATCCTTGGCTCAGCCGAAATTAGTTTTCAGGTCGTACACTGTTGAAGACGGCTTGTCTCATAACTTTTCTTTTAAAGTAATTCAAGACTCAGAAAACCTTATCTGGATTGCCACAGAAGATGGTTTAAACAGGTTCGATAGCCAAGAGTTTAAGGTTTATAATTTTGATGCTAAAGATTCTACCAGCCTTTCCAATAATGTAGTGATGGATATTGCAGAAGATAGCTATCAAAATTTATGGATAGCTACTTGGGGAGGAGGTATTAGCATCTATAATCGCGAACTAGACAATTTTACTCGGTTAAATATTGGGCCAAACAAAGAACACGAGAATGATTCTTTGATAGATCATATCTATGATATTTATATAGATGATGATAACAAAGCATGGATTGGTACCTCGGGTAATGGCTTAGTTATTTACGATTATGATACAAAAGCTTATAAGCACTACTTACACAATCCAGATGATCCAAATAGTCTTAGTCATAACAGAGTACGAAGTATAATAAAGGGAAAAGATGGCAAGATGTGGATTGGTACATTAGGTGGAGGATTAAATTTGTTTGATCCTAAAGCAGAAACCTTTATACGTTACCAATATAATGCTCAAGATTTAAAAAGCATTAGCCATGACGAAATCACATCTCTATGCTACGATGCTAAAGGAAGACTTTGGGTTGGTACTTGGGATGGCCTTAACATAATGGATACAAAAACAGGAGAGTTTTCTAATTACAAGAATAACCCTGATTTTAAATATGTGCTATCTAGCAATCAGGTTTGGAGTATTACTTCAGATAGTTCCGATTTACTTTGGATAGGTTCAGATGACGGGTTAAACCTGCTAGACTTACGCAAGGAAGAGGCGTATCAATATAAGCATCAACACATGGATGCTAAAAGTTTGAGTGCCAATTCAGTAAAGTCTGTTACAATAGACAAACAAAACAGAGTTTGGATATGTACATTTAATGGAGGAGTAAATCTTTTTGATAGAAATTTCATCCAGTTTAAATATTATAATTCTACTTTTCAAGAAGGCTCTCTATCTTATCAAGATATAAGTGCTACGCTGGAAACCAGCGATGGTCACATTCTTATTGGTACAGATGGTGGAGGCTTAAATATTTTCCATAGAGAAAGTGATTACTTTGAGAAGTTTATGCATAACGATGCTAATCGGAGTAGCATAAGCAACGATAAAATTAAAGTAATTTTTGAAGATCATAAAGGTAGAATTTGGATTGGAATGTGGGATGGAGGTCTTGATATGTTTGATATAAAGACTAAAAAATTTAAGCACTATTCTACTAACTCTGCTAATGGCAAAGGACCTAATAATGATAATGTTGTAGACATTGCAGAAGATAAAAATGGCAATTTGTGGTTGGCAACTTTTGGTGGTGGTATTAATAAGTTCGATCCAGAAACAGAGACTTTTACTTTTATGAATTGGGAGCAAGATAAACTCAATAACTTAAAAGGAAAATTTTTCTGGGTGGTTTCTTTTTCATATACTGGAGAGTTAATGGCAGGTTCTAACAATGGTTATCTCCATTTAATAAATCCAGAAACATTAGAAATTAATGAAATTGTTAAAATCCAAAAAGAAGATGTTGGCAGTTTTTCTATTTTTTCAATTTTAGAAGATTCGAAACATAAAGTTTGGATTGGTACACAAGGTGGAGGCTTGCTTGAATTTAACAGAGAAAAACTGAGCTTCAATTTTATTACCACCGAAGATGGTTTAATTAGTGATAATATCAATGGTATTGTTGAATATAAAGACAGTACTTTGTGGTTAACTTCCAATAAAGGTTTAAGCTGTTTTAATCCTAAGGCGAAAACTTTTAAAGACTATAATACTAGCTTTGGTTTGCAAAGTTTGCAGTTTAATAGAGAAACCTTTGGGAAACTTTCTACAGGTGAATTAATGCTTGGTGGTAATAACGGTTTAAACATCTTTCATCCAGATAGTTTAAAAGACTGTAATAATATAATCCCCATTGTATTTACAGACTTTCATATTTTTAATGAACATGTTGCTATTGCAGAAAATGGCTCTCCACTAACAAAAGCGATCAATGAAACAGAAAGCATAGAGCTTACTATGACTCAATCGGTATTTAGCATCTACTTTACAGCCCTTGCTTATACCATGCCTGAGAAAATTAAATACAAATATCGGCTCGAGAATTTTATTGATGAGTCTTGGCAATATATAGGTAAAGAACATAAAGTAACTTATACAAACCTAAGACCTGGTGAGTATAAATTTACTGTAATGATTGACGATCCTGAGATAACACATCCAGCTAGAACTTTACATATTACTGTATTACCACCATGGTGGGAGCAATGGTGGTTTAGGATTTTTGTATTTCTATTTTTGAGCACTTTAGCTATTTTTATTTATTTCATCAGAATTAATAGTGTAAAGAAGCAAAACCTAAGACTTGAAAAGCTTGTAACTGAAAAAACCAAAGAACTAACAGATGCTAATAAAGATTTAAGGGAAAAGAATTATTTAATACAAGATCAAAAAGAAGAAATTCAAACACAAGCAGAAGAGCTCGAACTTTACAATACAGAAGTACTTGCCATGAATGAGGGCTTAGAAGAAAATGTAAGACAAAGAACTTACGAGCTTAACAAGTCGAATGAGGAATTAGATAATCTTGTGTATAGAGTTTCCCATGATATTCGCGCACCACTCTCTTCAGTAATGGGATTAATTAAGTTACTGGAAATGGAAAGAGATCCTTCGAATTTTAATACTTATATAAAACTAGCCAATAAGAGCCTGAATAAGTTAGACACTTTTGTACGAGATATATTAGATTACTCGCGAAACTCCAGATTGATAATTGGAAATGCACCAATTAATTTTCAGAAAATGATGGAAGAAGTCTTATCCGAATTAATGTTTATGGATAATGCGGACCGGATAAATATTAAAACAAATTATGTTTTAAATGGAGGTTTCTTTTCAGATGAAAAGCGGCTCGAAATTATTTTTAGGAATATTATGTCTAATGCTATTAAGTATCAAAATTACAGTGTAGAAAATTCCTTTTTGTACATTGAGATAAAGCAATATGAAAAAGGAGCTTATTTGATTTTTGAAGATAATGGAATTGGTATTGAAGAAGATATGAGGGAGAAGGTTTTCCAGATGTTTTTTAAAGCAAGTGAGTATTCGGTGGGTTCTGGTATCGGTTTATATATTGTACAAGAAACTGTAGCTAAGTTAGGTGGGAATATTACCTTATCTAGTGAATTTTCAAAAGGAACACGATTCAAGATTTATATACCTAATCATTTAGAAACCAGTCATGCCTGA
- a CDS encoding FAD-dependent oxidoreductase, producing MKKNIIILLAITLATLFSCSPKSAKEDTSQNTKPEVYTADIIVYGGTSGAVTAAVQAKKMGKSVIMVSPDKHLGGLSAGGLGFTDTGNKKVIGGLSREFYHRLYMHYQDAAAWKWQAKSEYGNKGQGTPAIDGNARTMWIFEPHAAEKVFEDFISENNIEIYRDEWLDRSNGLEKENGRVSAIKTLSGKTFQGTVFIDATYEGDLMAMAGIKYHVGREANSVYGEEFNGIQKEVFHHGHHFSEKIDPYVVPGDPNSGLLPKISSEDPGVNGEGDDRIQAYCFRMCLSNHPDNRVAFTKPEGYDPADYELLTRVYAKGWDATFNKFDPIPNRKTDTNNHGPFSTDNIGMNYDYPEASYERRKEIIREHENYQKGLMYFLANDPKVPEDVRTEMSQWGLAKDEFTDNGNWPHQIYVREARRMIGDYVMTENDVLGKIEVPKPVGMGSYTMDSHNIQRYVTEEGYVQNEGDIGVHAPVPYSISYGSLVPQNGQCENLLVPVCVSSSHIAFGSIRMEPVFMILGQSAATAAAMAIDDQVSVQNVSYDKLSEKLLADNMVLTLSEQ from the coding sequence ATGAAAAAAAATATCATCATACTTCTAGCCATTACTTTAGCAACGCTATTTTCTTGTTCGCCAAAGTCTGCTAAGGAAGATACATCACAAAATACAAAACCCGAAGTGTATACCGCTGATATTATTGTTTATGGTGGTACCTCTGGCGCTGTAACTGCAGCTGTGCAGGCTAAAAAAATGGGTAAATCTGTAATTATGGTTTCACCAGATAAGCACCTTGGTGGACTATCTGCCGGAGGTTTGGGCTTTACGGATACTGGAAATAAAAAAGTAATTGGTGGACTTTCTAGAGAATTTTATCACAGATTATATATGCACTACCAAGATGCTGCTGCTTGGAAGTGGCAAGCAAAATCTGAATATGGCAACAAAGGTCAAGGAACTCCGGCAATAGATGGCAACGCCCGCACCATGTGGATTTTTGAACCTCACGCAGCCGAAAAAGTATTTGAAGATTTTATCTCCGAAAACAACATTGAGATTTATCGAGACGAATGGCTAGACAGAAGCAATGGTTTAGAAAAGGAAAATGGAAGAGTCTCTGCCATTAAAACACTAAGTGGCAAAACCTTTCAAGGTACAGTATTTATCGATGCTACTTACGAAGGTGATTTAATGGCGATGGCTGGTATAAAATACCATGTGGGTAGAGAAGCAAACAGTGTTTATGGCGAAGAATTTAATGGGATACAAAAAGAAGTTTTTCATCATGGCCATCATTTTAGTGAAAAGATTGATCCTTATGTAGTGCCGGGAGATCCAAACAGTGGTTTACTTCCTAAAATCTCAAGCGAAGATCCGGGCGTAAATGGCGAAGGTGACGATAGAATCCAAGCATATTGCTTCCGTATGTGTTTGAGTAATCATCCAGATAATAGAGTTGCTTTTACAAAACCAGAAGGTTACGACCCTGCTGATTACGAACTTTTGACTAGAGTTTATGCCAAAGGTTGGGATGCTACTTTCAATAAATTCGATCCAATTCCAAATAGAAAAACCGATACGAATAATCACGGACCTTTTAGCACAGATAATATCGGGATGAATTACGACTACCCAGAAGCTAGCTACGAGAGGAGAAAAGAGATTATTAGGGAGCATGAAAATTACCAAAAGGGTTTGATGTACTTTTTAGCAAATGACCCAAAAGTGCCAGAAGATGTGAGAACAGAAATGAGCCAATGGGGTTTGGCTAAAGATGAATTTACCGACAATGGAAACTGGCCGCATCAGATTTATGTGAGAGAAGCCCGCCGCATGATTGGCGATTATGTAATGACTGAAAATGATGTGTTAGGAAAAATTGAAGTGCCAAAGCCAGTAGGAATGGGCTCTTATACTATGGACTCACACAACATACAAAGGTATGTAACCGAAGAAGGTTATGTACAAAACGAAGGTGATATTGGTGTACATGCACCTGTGCCTTATAGTATTTCTTATGGTTCTTTGGTACCGCAAAACGGCCAATGTGAAAATCTACTTGTACCAGTTTGTGTTTCAAGTTCACACATTGCCTTTGGCTCTATTAGAATGGAACCTGTATTTATGATTTTGGGGCAATCGGCTGCTACTGCCGCCGCCATGGCAATCGATGATCAAGTTTCTGTACAAAATGTAAGCTATGATAAGCTAAGTGAAAAGCTATTAGCAGATAACATGGTACTTACATTAAGCGAACAATAA
- a CDS encoding FAD-dependent oxidoreductase encodes MKKLIAGIILLPFLLLSCNTSKSPSSTNNDISADIIIYGATSAGVIAAYSAKQMGKSVLIIEPSTHLGGLSSGGLGQTDIGNKYAVTGLARDFYRRIGKHYGQFEKWLFEPHVARETFQQYIDEADLQILYLHRLVDITTQDGTIQNLTIERSDQPGKENEKTVSGKMFIDCTYEGDLMAKAGVSYIVGREANKTYNETINGVQLMEGHQFPDGVDPYKTPGDPSSGLIWGVSDNSLLPNGTGDSKVQAYNYRICLTKDPENSIPITKPEGYDASKYELLLRLMAAQPDRQTLYNYFIWSGMPNSKTDINNRGGFSTDMIGMNYDYPEASYEERAEIVKAHDSYTKGLLYFVGNDSRVPEQIRTEMQKWGYPKDEYPNNNHWTPQLYVREARRMIGSYVMTQANCLGEKVVDDKVGMAAYTMDSHNCQRIVVNGQVKNEGNVEVGGFGPFPIAYRSLTPKETECKNLLVPVCLSASHIAYGSIRMEPVFMVLGQSAAVAASMAIDAETSVQNINVDQLKNKLASDPLLDGNTAEIVVDNEDNTHLEINGNWENRNRGGYGPSLLALNADENTQGTVKFSPEILKDGLYEVYAYFPKLPDVSSQTKFIIHDAKSTREVIIKQEDIKVEGQTSGEWASLGSYQLPAGKESYVEISTEDADGLVFADAIIWIPAKTLN; translated from the coding sequence ATGAAAAAGCTAATTGCAGGAATCATCCTGTTACCTTTCTTACTACTTTCCTGTAACACAAGTAAAAGTCCGTCTTCTACTAATAATGATATTTCTGCAGATATAATTATTTATGGTGCCACATCAGCCGGAGTAATTGCCGCTTACTCAGCCAAACAAATGGGTAAATCTGTATTAATTATTGAACCAAGTACGCATTTGGGCGGACTATCATCTGGTGGTTTAGGACAAACAGATATTGGGAACAAATATGCAGTTACTGGTTTAGCCAGAGATTTTTATAGAAGAATAGGGAAACACTATGGACAGTTTGAAAAATGGCTTTTTGAACCGCATGTGGCACGTGAAACTTTTCAACAATATATAGATGAAGCTGATCTCCAAATTCTTTATTTACACAGATTGGTTGATATAACAACTCAAGATGGAACCATTCAAAATTTAACCATAGAGCGCAGTGATCAACCCGGTAAAGAAAATGAAAAAACAGTTTCGGGAAAAATGTTTATCGATTGTACTTACGAAGGCGATTTAATGGCAAAAGCGGGTGTGTCTTATATAGTAGGTCGAGAAGCGAACAAAACCTATAATGAAACCATTAATGGAGTTCAGTTAATGGAAGGCCACCAGTTTCCAGATGGAGTTGATCCTTATAAAACTCCCGGTGATCCGTCAAGTGGATTAATTTGGGGAGTTAGTGATAATTCACTTTTACCAAATGGAACTGGAGATAGTAAAGTTCAGGCTTACAATTATCGCATTTGCCTCACAAAAGACCCAGAAAATAGTATCCCCATTACAAAACCTGAAGGTTATGATGCTTCTAAATATGAGCTTTTATTAAGATTGATGGCAGCTCAGCCAGACAGGCAAACGTTATATAACTATTTTATCTGGAGTGGAATGCCAAATAGCAAAACCGATATCAATAACAGAGGTGGTTTTTCTACTGACATGATCGGCATGAATTACGACTACCCAGAAGCTTCTTATGAAGAACGCGCCGAAATCGTGAAAGCTCATGACAGTTATACCAAAGGTTTGCTGTATTTTGTAGGTAATGATTCGAGAGTACCTGAACAAATCCGAACTGAAATGCAAAAATGGGGATATCCTAAGGATGAATATCCAAACAACAACCATTGGACACCTCAACTGTATGTAAGAGAAGCCAGAAGAATGATTGGCAGCTATGTAATGACCCAAGCCAATTGTTTAGGTGAAAAAGTTGTAGATGACAAAGTAGGTATGGCAGCATACACCATGGATTCTCATAATTGCCAACGCATTGTAGTTAATGGTCAGGTTAAAAATGAAGGTAATGTGGAAGTGGGTGGTTTTGGCCCTTTCCCTATTGCTTATCGATCGCTAACTCCAAAAGAAACTGAATGTAAAAACCTATTGGTTCCTGTTTGTCTTTCTGCTAGTCATATTGCTTATGGTTCTATTAGAATGGAACCTGTATTTATGGTGCTAGGTCAATCTGCGGCTGTGGCAGCTTCTATGGCGATTGATGCAGAAACCAGTGTTCAAAACATCAATGTAGATCAACTAAAAAATAAATTGGCTAGCGATCCTCTACTCGATGGAAACACTGCCGAAATTGTGGTGGATAATGAAGACAATACCCATTTAGAGATTAATGGAAATTGGGAAAATAGAAACCGTGGAGGTTATGGCCCTTCTTTGCTTGCACTCAATGCTGATGAGAATACGCAAGGAACAGTTAAGTTTTCACCGGAAATTCTCAAAGACGGATTGTACGAGGTGTATGCCTATTTCCCAAAACTGCCTGATGTTTCTTCTCAAACTAAATTCATTATTCATGATGCAAAATCTACGAGAGAAGTAATTATCAAACAAGAAGATATAAAAGTGGAAGGGCAAACTTCTGGCGAATGGGCTAGCTTGGGTAGTTACCAATTACCAGCAGGTAAAGAAAGTTATGTGGAAATAAGCACAGAAGATGCCGATGGCTTGGTCTTCGCCGATGCAATTATTTGGATTCCTGCCAAAACACTCAATTAA
- a CDS encoding FAD-dependent oxidoreductase: MRNTCLKILVLLLLFHCQPIQNVKEKSYDLVIYGGTSAGIIAAVQAARMDHTAIIVVPEDRIGGAMSGGLGWSDIGEEETIGGLSLEFFKRVYQYYQQDSAWKFQAAADYKPYGNHVILESGIMWTFEPEVAKRIFEQMLSEEKDKIEIVYNERIDLKAGVIKENNVITSIKTESGKEYKGKYFIDASYEADLMAQAGVSYHVGRESSSTYNEELAGVLGPTIDVRQPKHLFGAGISPYDSAGNLLPGIQDVPMGNPGDGDHKIQAYNFRACLTTATENQIPIPKPENYDPLNYELLYRYIKKKDLKSIHDVITISPMPNYKTDINDGGHGSPFSTDYNGMNWDFPEGDYATRECIWTEHYNFTVGLFYFLGHDSRLPEEMRNEMLKYGLPKDEYTQYGNWTPQLYIRETRRMLGKHILTQQDCQDDVSKPQSIGMASYGPDSHHVQRIVYENGEVVNEGNFLEPHKAYEIPMGVIMPKEEECSNLLVPVCVSSSHIAFGSIRMEPVFMIMGQAAATIACLSQDNKMPLHQLKYEVVQNQLLKDKQKLKLKEVY; encoded by the coding sequence ATGAGAAATACCTGTCTTAAAATATTAGTTTTATTACTGCTCTTTCATTGTCAACCGATTCAAAATGTTAAAGAGAAATCTTACGATTTGGTGATTTATGGAGGAACATCTGCCGGAATTATTGCCGCAGTTCAAGCTGCCCGAATGGATCATACAGCCATTATTGTTGTGCCAGAAGATAGAATTGGCGGAGCAATGAGTGGTGGACTTGGTTGGTCAGATATTGGCGAAGAAGAAACCATTGGAGGTTTATCGCTAGAATTTTTTAAAAGAGTTTATCAATATTACCAACAAGATTCTGCTTGGAAGTTTCAAGCAGCAGCTGACTATAAACCCTATGGCAACCATGTAATTCTAGAAAGCGGAATTATGTGGACATTCGAACCAGAAGTTGCCAAAAGAATTTTTGAACAAATGCTTTCAGAAGAAAAAGATAAAATCGAAATAGTTTATAATGAAAGAATCGATTTGAAAGCAGGTGTTATAAAAGAAAACAACGTCATCACATCCATTAAAACAGAATCTGGCAAAGAGTATAAAGGCAAATATTTTATTGATGCCAGTTACGAAGCAGATTTAATGGCTCAGGCAGGTGTAAGTTACCATGTAGGCAGAGAAAGTAGTAGTACCTATAATGAAGAACTTGCCGGAGTACTTGGCCCAACTATCGATGTAAGGCAACCAAAACATTTATTTGGTGCCGGTATTTCTCCTTATGATAGTGCTGGAAATTTACTTCCTGGTATTCAAGATGTGCCTATGGGTAATCCTGGTGATGGCGACCATAAAATACAGGCTTACAACTTTAGAGCTTGCCTTACTACAGCCACTGAAAACCAGATTCCAATTCCTAAACCGGAAAACTACGATCCACTTAATTACGAATTGCTTTACAGGTACATTAAGAAAAAAGATTTAAAATCTATTCACGATGTAATTACCATTTCACCCATGCCTAATTATAAAACCGACATCAACGATGGTGGTCATGGTAGCCCATTTTCTACAGATTACAATGGCATGAATTGGGATTTTCCTGAAGGAGATTATGCAACCAGAGAGTGTATCTGGACAGAGCATTACAACTTTACTGTTGGACTTTTCTATTTTTTGGGTCACGATTCAAGACTGCCAGAAGAAATGAGAAATGAAATGTTAAAATATGGTTTGCCTAAAGACGAATATACACAGTATGGTAACTGGACTCCACAATTATACATTCGTGAAACAAGACGTATGTTAGGCAAGCATATTCTTACACAACAAGACTGTCAAGATGATGTAAGTAAGCCTCAATCTATAGGCATGGCATCTTATGGCCCAGATAGCCACCATGTGCAAAGAATAGTTTACGAAAATGGTGAAGTGGTAAATGAAGGGAATTTTTTGGAGCCACATAAAGCCTACGAAATACCAATGGGTGTAATTATGCCAAAAGAAGAAGAATGTTCCAATTTACTTGTGCCAGTTTGTGTTTCGAGTTCTCATATTGCTTTTGGTTCTATCAGAATGGAACCTGTATTTATGATTATGGGACAAGCAGCAGCAACCATCGCATGTCTATCACAGGATAATAAAATGCCATTACATCAGCTCAAATATGAGGTCGTCCAAAATCAATTGTTAAAAGACAAACAAAAGCTTAAATTAAAAGAGGTCTATTAG
- a CDS encoding RagB/SusD family nutrient uptake outer membrane protein, giving the protein MKKIIYILFVIGLISCNDFLDEEPVSFLSSDQFYQTEDDAIAATNAVYQPLATNGYYGQQFFVQVELKTEYSLGRGSHQPSGVYNLDQTNISRIAGIWQLAYLSINRANAVMERIPLMESVNDDLKSRLVAEAKFVRALNYYNLVRLWGAIPLQEEEVSEIVDFSFPRMPEDDIYALILEDLIAAEQGLKLRSEQMTPTDLFRATKGAAQTLLADVYLNRGMYSEAMQKAGEVIASGEYSLEQDIYEVYDVENDTHSEDVFSIKFARTSGFGSSMAIYTHNANAGYSSSGYRTILGNTQSFLSDWDETDLRRNLNLYSTPEDSAFLTASEPILYKKYIDSESQGAHGNDFPVFRYPDALYIYAEADIRANGSLSAEGLEYINMVHRRAYGKTVDIADPETDFPSGLSADEYLDIIFLERAKEFLLEDKHWFDMLRYNKVEELLNESGFTYSNTLLLWPIPQEEIDNNEAISQDDQNPGY; this is encoded by the coding sequence ATGAAAAAAATAATATATATACTATTCGTAATCGGTTTAATCAGTTGTAATGATTTTCTGGATGAAGAACCTGTTTCTTTTCTATCCAGCGATCAATTTTACCAAACTGAAGATGATGCTATAGCTGCAACAAATGCAGTTTATCAACCATTGGCAACCAATGGCTACTATGGTCAACAATTTTTTGTTCAAGTAGAGCTAAAAACAGAATACAGTTTGGGCAGAGGTTCTCACCAACCTTCTGGTGTTTATAATCTTGACCAAACCAATATTAGTCGTATTGCTGGAATCTGGCAACTTGCATATTTATCCATCAACAGAGCAAATGCCGTAATGGAAAGAATTCCACTTATGGAATCTGTAAATGATGATCTCAAAAGTAGACTTGTCGCAGAAGCCAAATTTGTAAGAGCTTTAAACTATTACAATTTGGTAAGGCTATGGGGAGCTATTCCTTTACAAGAAGAAGAAGTATCTGAGATTGTAGATTTTTCTTTCCCAAGAATGCCAGAAGATGATATTTATGCTTTGATTTTAGAAGATTTAATAGCCGCAGAACAGGGTTTAAAACTTCGCTCTGAGCAAATGACTCCGACTGATTTATTTAGAGCTACAAAAGGTGCTGCCCAAACTTTACTGGCTGATGTATATTTAAACAGAGGTATGTACAGCGAAGCTATGCAAAAAGCAGGTGAAGTTATCGCTTCAGGAGAATATAGTTTGGAACAGGATATTTATGAGGTTTACGATGTTGAAAATGATACGCATTCTGAAGACGTTTTTTCTATCAAATTTGCAAGAACATCTGGCTTTGGCAGTAGCATGGCTATTTATACACATAATGCAAATGCTGGCTATTCTTCTAGTGGTTACAGAACCATTCTTGGCAATACGCAATCTTTCCTTTCAGATTGGGATGAAACGGATTTAAGAAGAAATCTTAATCTGTATAGCACACCTGAAGATTCTGCATTTTTAACTGCCAGCGAACCTATACTTTATAAGAAGTACATCGATTCTGAATCGCAAGGAGCACATGGTAATGATTTCCCGGTTTTCAGATATCCAGATGCTTTATACATCTATGCCGAAGCAGATATTAGAGCTAATGGAAGTTTGTCTGCAGAAGGTTTAGAGTACATCAACATGGTGCATCGTAGGGCTTATGGTAAAACGGTAGATATTGCTGACCCAGAAACTGATTTCCCAAGTGGTTTATCTGCTGATGAATACCTAGACATCATCTTTCTTGAAAGAGCCAAAGAGTTTTTGTTAGAAGATAAACATTGGTTTGATATGCTTCGCTATAACAAAGTAGAAGAGTTGCTTAATGAGTCAGGTTTTACTTATTCAAACACACTATTACTCTGGCCAATTCCACAAGAAGAAATTGACAACAACGAAGCAATTTCGCAAGACGACCAAAACCCCGGTTATTAA